The sequence TTCTCGATCTCATCGATCCACAGCACGCACGGGGCGATGGCCTCGGCGGTCTGGATGACGGAACGGAGGTTGGCTTCCGATTGCCCGACGATGCCGCCGAAGACGCGCCCCATGTCGAGGCGCAGCAGGGGCAGGCCGAAGGCTCCGGCGGTGGCTTTCGCTGTGAGCGATTTCCCTGTGCCGGGGATGCCGACGATGAGCAGGCCTTTGGGTGCGGGCAGGCCGTAGGCTTTCGCGGATTCGCTGAAAGCCCCGGAGCGGCGTTGCAGCCATTCCTTGAGCAGGCCGAGTCCGCCGATGTCCTCCAGGGATGTGTTGTTTCCGACGACCTCGACAAGGCCGTTGCGTTTCAGCGTGTTCGCCTTTTCACGGGAGACGACGCGGTGGTCGATTCCGTTGGTCTCAACGACCGAGAGGGCGAAGGCGTTCTCCGCTTCCGTGGTGGTGAGGCCGAGGGCTGCCTGGACGGCTGCCTCCCGCGTCACCTCATGGACATTCTTGAGCTTCGCCGACTTGATGATGCCATCGAGCACGGTGTGCAGTCCGGCAGGATCGGGCAGGTCGAAATCGACGTGGGTGATTTCGTGTTCGAGTTCGGCGGGGAGTTTCAAACGGCAGCCGAGCAGGACGATGGTGTGGCCGTTGGCCTTGGCGATGCGGAGTGCGTCCTTGATGCGGCGCACGAGCATGGGGTCGCTCTGGTCGAGGTGGAGCTGGAGATCCCGGAGCAGCACGACGTGACGTGGCTTGTCCGAGGCGAAGACGCCGTCCAGGAGCTGGAAGGCATCGAGTGGGTCGGGGCACGGGGTGACCCGCCCTTCCTTCACATCGGCAAGACCCTCGGTGGAGGACCAGGCGAGGAGTTTGCGTTTCAGGGAAGTGCATGCGCCGGCGATTTCCGCTTCGGCACGCGCTTCCTCGGAACTGATGATGGCGAGGCCGGGGTATCCGGCACGTAGGTAGGTGGTGAGGTTCATAAGTTTGGATTGTTGGTGGTTCTCAAGGACGGCCTGTGACCGGTTTGAGGTTTGGCAATGTGCCGGTTGGTCTCGGTGGTTCCGGATTGGGTGGGCCGAGGTTTTCATGTTCCCAGACGAGGCACGCCTCGCGGGAGGGATGGCAGTGGAGGAGCTGGCCGGATGAGGCGCAGCGGACTTTCCACAGTTGGGTGGTTTCACAGAAACGGATGTCCGTGGCCCGGACGACATGGAGTCGCCCGAGCGCACGGAGATCGATCGCTTCGGTGTAGAGGCAGTCGATGTGACCGCCGGGGTTGAAGCGGAGGGTGGCTTTCATCCCTCGCCTCCCAGCTGTTGTTCGCTGCGGAGGAACTGGGGTCGCCAGAACTGCGGCTTACGAGTGCGCTCCCGGGGTTTCCCGAGCGCATCCTCAATCGCCTTGGTGGCGGCCTCGCAGCCTTTCCCCTGGAAGCCCTCGGCCTCGACGCTGATTTCCCCTGTAGGGGAAACGCGGACAAGGATCTTGCGGCTCATAGCGAACCTCCTTCCAGGGTGAGCAGGACGGTGCCGTCGGCCTCGATCCTGCGGGTGTGGCGGAGGCCGCGCGTGGCGGCTTCGCGCACGGTTTTGTGAACTCCGTAGGATTGCAGCAGGCGGCCATAGCCGCTGCCGACTTCCTTGGCGACGTGTCCGTCCCACCAGTCGGTGGTCAGGCCGTAGCTTCCGGGGTTCCCCTTGTCCGGCTCAACCGCGATGTCATACGGGCCCTTGAGCTTGATGACGTGCGGTGCGGGTCGGGTGATGCCGGCGTAGCCCCGGCACTGCGTGTCTGCCAGGAGCTGTAGGCCGAGTTCGACGGATGCGTCGCGCAAGGCTTCGAGATCCCGGATCTGGGTCTGGATGGTGGTGAAGTGTGACATTGGTTGTTCGTATTTGGTTGGTTGTTGATAGAGGGAAACGCACGAAGGGCGGCCCCTGGTGTGGAGCCGCCCTTCGCGCGGATTGGTCGTTGTGTTTTGGCAGTGGAGTTAGGGCGGGTGGTATCGTTGGAGGTAGTGGTTTTGGTAGTGGTGGTTTAAATATCGGGCTGGTGAGGGCGGGGCAATGTGACGGGAGGTGTAATTGGCTGGCTGGGTGGATTTGTTTCAACCAACCGCCGCGAGCCTGCGCGATCCCATCTGGCCGAATCGGGAGACGAGTTCGCGGGCGTCGCTGCGGGCGAGTTGGACTGCGTTTTCGCGGAGGCGAGCGAGGCCTTCGGTGAGGCTGCCCATCGCGGCGCTGTCGTTGCGGTAGTCCTCCGCGCTGCGGGTGAGCAGGTCGCGGCGGAAGCGTTCGAGCGTTTGCTCAAGCTGCTGGTCGCCTGCGAAGTTCAACGAACGGAAGCTGTCGATGAACGTGGTGAGCCGGTTCAGCGTGCGCTGGTGGACTCCGTTCTCCGATCCGTCGATGGTGGCGAGAACCTCTCCGGCGAGCCGGGCGGTTTCCTCACGCATGGAGGCGACGCTCTCACGGATGAAGCTGTCGAGGTCGGACTGCAGGCGGCGCGATGCCTCCTCCGCGATTCGGCGGCGGTCGTCGGCGACTTCGAGCCGTTCCATGCCGTCGGCCACTTCCAGTCGGATGTGGTCGGGGGCGGCGATCTGGAACAGACGTGTCTCGAAGGCGAAACGCTTGGCGATTTCTCCGGCTGGTGGGAACGACTGCTCGATGGTGGCGATCAGTCGTTCGGCGCTTCCGTTGAGGTGGCGGGCGGCTTCACGCCACTCCTCCATCGCGGCATCACGCAGGGGCGTGTAACCGGCGACGAAATCGAGCGTGGCCTCACGGAACTCCTCGCGGAGCTTGTCGAGCTTGTCGGTCAGGTCGCCGAGCCGGGGGTTGGGCACGAAGCGTCCGATGCCTCCCAGGAAGGGGAAGCTCGATGACTCCACGGCTGCGTTTGTACGCGACTCGATCAGGGCGAATGCCTGGAGCGCGTCGCGGGGGATGAGGCGTTTATGGCCGAGCTGGATGAGCCGGTCTGAGACGTGCGCGGGATCAAGGCCGAGGTCTTCGGGATTGAGCCGCTTGCAACCCCGCCAGTAACGGACGGAGGTTGCGACAAGGACTCCCCGGCGGCAGATGCCTTCGAGGAGCGTTTGGTTGGTATATGGTGTTTGGTTCATGTTTTCTATTTTGGTTGGGGTTTTTGTTTTTGGGGAAAATGAAACGCCCGCCTCGATCACGTGGATCGGGCGGGCGTTGCGAACAGAGAGTTCTGGTAGAGGAGATGTGCCCAGGGGGCGGGCGGAAAAGGACGAATGCCTTCCTGTCGCTACCTATCCGGAAGGCCTCCGGCTGAGCCGACTGATGGAAGTCGTCGACGAGAGATACGAGAAATCCGTGACCTTCCACAACGGTTCATCGACAGGCATGGATCTTGGCGATGTGCTCGCCATCAGGAGTCCTCGGACGAGGTACGTATCACGAGCGGTGTGGTGTTGGGTCGGACTGGAGCGCTGAAAAGTAATTCTAGGTCGAAGTCGGCAGCTATCCCAGCGCTTTCGGAAGCGAGGTCACCGCACGTGAGTTTTATCGTGTGATCTGCGGGGGGACTGTCTACGTTTTAGGTAGGATCAAGGCTCGCTATAGTGTGTCACGACCCTATCCGCAACTTTTCTTCCAAGTGCCAATCCCTCCCTGTTTGATGTAGGGAAATGGATGCCGCCGTATATCCTGCTTTGACCGCACTCCGCCGCGATTTCATCAAAACTCCCGAACGACCGAATCACTCCCGGCATGTCCGGGTTCGTGACTCGAATAAGTTCCGAGGGCTTTCCGAGATATTTGTCGAGAACCCGGGAGGCGGCACCGCTGAACGTGCTGTGCCCTGACACGTATTCCGGATGTGAAGGCGAAGGGAGCAGGGATTTCCAGTCTGTGGAAGCCACCGTCAATGTATTGCGGTCATCAATGCTCTCGTGGATCGCGGACTCCGGTCTCCAGAAGCGGTAGAAAAATTTGCAATCCCACGCTGCGATTCCCGCATCCGCCATTGCAACATTCAGAACTGCAAAGACCTTTGCCTTTTTGGAAATGGAAAACCCTTTTCCGGCCACTGATTGGCTCGCGATTTCGTTCCACCTTCCGGGAGGAGTATCCGTGTAGCTGAAGTCTGACCAGAAGCGTGCGGTTTCCTCCTGATCCTTCGTTCTTTTTGCGGAATCTTTCCCGCCGAGATCGCGCACCAAGGCCACATCTTTGGAGTATGCTTTGCTCTCCAGCGCGGGCGGTGGAGGTGGGCGGAATGCATCGGCGGAAGCGATCACAAACGGCTTCACGTTTTGCCAGTGTGGCAGCTCGGGAGGCCGGTTATTCGTCGTCCTCTGCCAGATACCTGCCGCCAGTTCCGGTTTGTAATGAACTGTTGTATTGGCTCCATCATCGGCGCGGGATTCCAATATTTTCTCCGCCTCTTGTTTTGCGAGTAAGAAAACATCACCTTTCGCAGCTGGGAATTCGGTTAATAATTTTTCAAATCCGACCCTGTCTCCGGAAAAATAAGTGGTGCAGACTGTATACGCCGCCGCGCAGGCTGCGGATTCCTCGTTGCCTTCCCCGGCTGACTCCACCGCCCGCCAGATCGTAAGGTGCAGGATCGCGAGATTTCTCGCCACCAGACAGGGTGGCATCGCCTGCCTTCTGATCGCATTGCGAAATTCCTGATTCCAACGCTCAATCACCCGGGATTCGTCTCCTCCGGCAAAAACTGGGAGCAGCAGGCAAAGTAAAACGGCCAGTATTTTCATCACTCGCGTACAACTCCAAATCTGAAAAACTGCTGGTCGGGGGCATTCCCGTCAATCTTCGACGAGAACTCCTCGGAGAATGAGGTGCTTCTGCCTGTGAACCCTGTTGTTGTGGTCGCAGGAGTCCAATCTTGGAGGTTTGTGCTGGTCTCGATCAACAGGGCCACTCCCTGCGCTTCACGGGAAACGCCATATTTCAGCTCGGCGGTTCTGATATTGCCGTTGTAGATTAGGCCGGCTTTGGGTAGCGCAGCACTGTCTGTCGCCTTTGGATTACTGCCGAGTAGATATTCCAGAAGATTGGACATGCCATCTCCATCCGGATCTTGCTGCTCGCCTGCGGTATTTGGGTCAAGCAACTGGTTCGCGTCGAAAGAAAGCGCCAGCCATTGTGAGAAAGTTACCTTGGGAACAACACCGATGTTTGGAGCTGCATTCGGATTGCGTGAAGCTCCGATCCTATAGAATTGCACCGGTGCGGCGACCGGATCGGATTCGACGGTGAGTCGCATCTGATCGGTCAGGCTGTCGATGCTCCCCGCGTTTACCGGTGCGACAGTCTCACGCTTCCACAGCTTCAAGTCTGCGGAAGTCTCTATCCACAGATCGACCCCTTCGATGTCCTTAGCTTGCGGATAATCGAAGCTGAAAACAAAAGCCCCTGGCTCCGGTTCGCCTGATCCATTGGTTTCTAAGCGCCTTGCAAGGCTCTGGATCGCGACGTTTTTCCCATCCGGCGACAACGGATTCGTGGCGAACAGGAATTCCATCAGGTTTGAATAACCGTCACCATCCGGGTCTTTTGAGTCTCCGACAATCTCCGGATTGGATCGTTGCTCCTCAGTGAAACGATCCTGCCGCCAAACCTCCAATGGATGGTAATACACAGCCCCGGCTATACGTTGTCCGGCGGCGTTGGTGAAAATCAGGTTCTCTATCGCGAAGGACGGGCCACCTTCCGGAGAGTTGGCCGATAAATTCAGAGGAATGGAAAGGATGTCTGCACTCGGAAGAAGGGCATTGGTCGGCGAGTGAATGACGATCTTGAGCGTGTTGCCCACCGAACGGCTGTCCACCCTGTGGCGCTCCATTCCTTCTCCTGCGGAGGCGGATCCCGGTAATGCTTGGCTTCCGGGGATTTTCAGGTCGAACTGCATTCCCACGATTGCCCGCTCATTGACGATTCCCACATCTGCGGAAACCTGTGTGTTCGGGGAGCCGCTTGTATTCTTCAAGACAAGCGTATCTCCGGAAGCACACAAAGTGGCTCCTAGAAGCAAAGTCCCATGACGTAAGGCGGCAATCATTGGGCTAGTAGTTAGCGTGTCCACACGTCGACGCGGCTGGCAACACCAGCAGGAATGTTCACCTGCACGCTGCCTTCGGAGGAGCCACCTGCCGAGTTGTCCACGGTGAAGTCAAAGGTCTGCTTTGATCCGTTCTGCGGTGTCACGACCGCACGCAATGGGACGGAAGTGTTGAAATCCTTGACGATCACTCTCACAGTTTGGGCTTCGGTAGACCCGGCTGGGAAAAGCACGAACACAGGATCAATCTGGGTGTCGGAGATGATTTCGGTGCCCACCTGCTTGATCCTCAATATGGGAAAATTTGGCGGGAAAACCACCATATTGGAACCGAAACTCGCGTATTGTGCGGAAAACCCGTCATTGTTGATCAGTTGCAATGCCCCTCGGTTGATTGCATCGATACGAATTTTACCCATACCGCCGCCGCTTGGCCCCTGGCCGTTGGCCGCTGATATCCGGATATCTATGCTTCCACGAATTTCTGGGGCAACCAGCCTAACTGCACCCCCGCTTCCTCCTCCGAAGGCGGGAGAATTGCCGCTTTGAGTTCCAGATCCTCCATTCGCCAATACCACGCTGTAACCATTGGTTGGAAACACTATCCGGGTATTTGAAGCAATGACAACCGCCCCACCGCCTCCACCACCACCCCAACTATACTGCAGGGTTTCAGTTTTCCCCCCTCCACCCCCAGAACCGCCTATGATCGGTATGAGCAATGCGTTTCCGTATATTGCCCCACCTGTAACGGACTGATTCGTATTTGCAGGACGATTGGAGTACCCGGCAGCTCCCCGGTAAGGTAGTTCATTTGGCTTGTTATCCCATGGGCCAGAGTCCCCCGTCCAACCCCAGGCTCCCCCGCCAGGACCCGCACCATCGCCCGGCTCCGCGCCACCTTGTCCACCATCGAATCCTCCGGGTCCGCCGGCACCACCTGCAACGCCGACACCTCCAAAGCCGGAAACATCGATGGACGGAATTCCATTCACTCCGGTGAAAGTTACATCACCAGTCGCCAAAAGATAAACAGGAGTATTCGCTGAGTTCTTGCTAAATTTGAGAGTTGCGCCGCTTGCAATCGTGATTGTCGTGCAGTGAAAAACCCCGTCTTCTGGCAGCTGTAGAGTCGTGTTGGAGGTAATATTCATCGGACCATACGAGCCATTGCTGCCCGAGTCGAATTGAGCCATCGCGGTTCCGCTGGCTAATGCCGCAGCTAGCGCTGATGCCATGATAAGTTTTGGAGTATTCTTCATGATTGGTTTCCTTTGATTTTAAAACTAGTTGTCGCGCTGGACTTTGACGGGAGGTTTGGCCAAGAGGATGGAGCCGGGCACTTCGGGAGTATCGTAGTTGAAACGGAGCGTGTTAACAAAAGGGGTAGATCGGAAAAAACTCCCGAGGTCACCGTTGGCCTTGGCTCCGAAATTCAAGGCTGTGATTTCAGGATTGCTTCGTACCGTAGTGAGCATCCCATTCCCTGGTTGGCCGATGTGCAGTGCGGTGATTTGAGGCGATTGGATTAGGAAAGGATAGGGACGACTCCGTGGATCCAGAGGATTACTGCCAGCGCTGACTTCGGCTTCATCGCTCCAAGTATCGTCGTCGGTGTCCGCCTTGAAGCGATCTGTCCCAAGAACGAACTCGCGGGCGTCCGTGAGACCGTCAAGATCGCTGTCCTCAAGGCCGTCCGGAATACCGTTTCCATTGGAATCGGTTTTTGTCGGATCGGTGCCGAGGAGGACTTCCAGACCGTTGCTCACGCCGTCAACGTCGAAATCCTCGTCACCATCCAGGATCCCATTGCCATTGGTGTCCGTCTTGGTTTTGTCGAGCCCAAGCAGGCTTTCCCAGTCATCAGCAAGGCCGTCGGCGTCATCGTCCGTCAGCGCGAAGACCCGGAAAGAGGCGTTCAGCGGCGATGCGAGGCCGTTGCCTGCTGCGTCGGTGATGTTGCCCGTGACATTGAGGATGTAATTTCCGG comes from Akkermansiaceae bacterium and encodes:
- a CDS encoding AAA family ATPase; the protein is MNLTTYLRAGYPGLAIISSEEARAEAEIAGACTSLKRKLLAWSSTEGLADVKEGRVTPCPDPLDAFQLLDGVFASDKPRHVVLLRDLQLHLDQSDPMLVRRIKDALRIAKANGHTIVLLGCRLKLPAELEHEITHVDFDLPDPAGLHTVLDGIIKSAKLKNVHEVTREAAVQAALGLTTTEAENAFALSVVETNGIDHRVVSREKANTLKRNGLVEVVGNNTSLEDIGGLGLLKEWLQRRSGAFSESAKAYGLPAPKGLLIVGIPGTGKSLTAKATAGAFGLPLLRLDMGRVFGGIVGQSEANLRSVIQTAEAIAPCVLWIDEIEKGFSGSSSSGSTDGGTSSRVFGSFLSWMQEKTKAVFVVATANDVSKLPPEFLRKGRFDEMFFVDLPDALERAQIWDIVIARHKRKPTDFDTVVLARACEQFTGAEIEAVFIDALHEAYAEGEEPKPKHILEAITGTVPLAQLMDGKIAALRHWAKGRAREAASRSNTATGSRPSRRMSEMN
- a CDS encoding DUF2997 domain-containing protein; the protein is MSRKILVRVSPTGEISVEAEGFQGKGCEAATKAIEDALGKPRERTRKPQFWRPQFLRSEQQLGGEG
- a CDS encoding DUF1257 domain-containing protein, producing MSHFTTIQTQIRDLEALRDASVELGLQLLADTQCRGYAGITRPAPHVIKLKGPYDIAVEPDKGNPGSYGLTTDWWDGHVAKEVGSGYGRLLQSYGVHKTVREAATRGLRHTRRIEADGTVLLTLEGGSL
- a CDS encoding vanadium-dependent haloperoxidase, giving the protein MKILAVLLCLLLPVFAGGDESRVIERWNQEFRNAIRRQAMPPCLVARNLAILHLTIWRAVESAGEGNEESAACAAAYTVCTTYFSGDRVGFEKLLTEFPAAKGDVFLLAKQEAEKILESRADDGANTTVHYKPELAAGIWQRTTNNRPPELPHWQNVKPFVIASADAFRPPPPPALESKAYSKDVALVRDLGGKDSAKRTKDQEETARFWSDFSYTDTPPGRWNEIASQSVAGKGFSISKKAKVFAVLNVAMADAGIAAWDCKFFYRFWRPESAIHESIDDRNTLTVASTDWKSLLPSPSHPEYVSGHSTFSGAASRVLDKYLGKPSELIRVTNPDMPGVIRSFGSFDEIAAECGQSRIYGGIHFPTSNREGLALGRKVADRVVTHYSEP